One window of the Streptomyces sp. NBC_00259 genome contains the following:
- a CDS encoding SseB family protein — MYGYDQNPGAQQHYGGPPQQPMPGAGYGEQPLYPEPSPPSLADAVRAFTTGSLSAEDFQQIFATSKVYCPRGDNPGFLALHNTQQPVIPMFSSLKELRRYAGKESKYFVITGAEVIDLLPTGYGFVLDMEGEHRMVFDAKAVEQMVDFAMRRMYG; from the coding sequence ATGTACGGCTACGACCAGAACCCTGGCGCTCAGCAGCACTACGGCGGTCCGCCGCAGCAGCCGATGCCCGGTGCGGGCTACGGTGAGCAGCCGCTGTACCCCGAGCCGTCACCCCCGTCGCTCGCCGACGCGGTGCGGGCCTTCACGACGGGGTCGCTGTCCGCGGAGGACTTCCAGCAGATCTTCGCCACGTCGAAGGTGTACTGCCCGCGGGGCGACAACCCCGGGTTCCTGGCGCTGCACAACACCCAGCAGCCCGTGATCCCGATGTTCAGCTCGCTCAAGGAGCTGCGGCGGTACGCGGGCAAGGAGTCGAAGTACTTCGTGATCACGGGCGCGGAGGTGATCGACCTGCTGCCGACCGGGTACGGCTTCGTCCTCGACATGGAGGGCGAGCACCGGATGGTCTTCGACGCGAAGGCCGTGGAGCAGATGGTCGACTTCGCGATGCGGCGCATGTACGGCTGA
- a CDS encoding pirin family protein, translating to MPAVTVENPLTLPRVTAPVDAQPRPVLAVTTAPTGFEGEGFPVRRAFAGINYKYLDPFIMMDQMGEVDYAPGEPKGTPWHPHRGFETVTYIIDGIFDHQDSQGGGGTITNGDTQWMTAGSGLLHIEAPPESLVMSGGLFHGLQLWVNLPAKDKMMAPRYQDIRGGNVQLLTTPDGGALLRVIAGGLDGHAGPGITHTPITMIHATVAPGAEVTLPWREDFNGLAYVLAGKGSVGAERRPIHLGQTAVFGDGGSLTVRADEKQDSHTPDLEVVLLGGQPIREPMAHYGPFVMNTREELQRAFEDFQKGRLGTVPAVHGM from the coding sequence ATGCCTGCAGTGACTGTTGAGAACCCGCTGACCCTGCCGCGCGTCACCGCGCCCGTCGATGCCCAGCCGCGTCCCGTGCTCGCCGTGACCACGGCGCCCACCGGTTTCGAGGGGGAGGGCTTCCCGGTGCGTCGCGCCTTCGCCGGGATCAACTACAAGTACCTCGACCCGTTCATCATGATGGACCAGATGGGCGAGGTGGACTACGCGCCGGGCGAGCCCAAGGGCACGCCCTGGCACCCGCACCGCGGCTTCGAGACGGTCACCTACATCATCGACGGCATCTTCGACCACCAGGACAGCCAGGGCGGCGGCGGCACCATCACCAACGGCGACACTCAGTGGATGACGGCCGGCTCGGGCCTCCTCCACATTGAGGCGCCGCCGGAGTCGCTGGTCATGTCCGGCGGTCTCTTCCACGGCCTCCAGCTGTGGGTGAACCTGCCGGCCAAGGACAAGATGATGGCCCCGCGCTACCAGGACATCCGCGGCGGCAACGTCCAGCTGCTGACCACGCCCGATGGCGGCGCGCTGCTGCGCGTCATCGCCGGTGGGCTGGACGGACATGCCGGTCCCGGCATCACGCACACGCCGATCACGATGATCCACGCGACGGTGGCGCCGGGTGCGGAGGTGACGCTGCCGTGGCGGGAAGACTTCAACGGGCTGGCGTACGTGCTGGCGGGCAAAGGCTCGGTTGGTGCCGAGCGTCGTCCGATCCATCTGGGCCAGACTGCGGTCTTCGGCGACGGCGGTTCGCTGACCGTCCGCGCGGACGAGAAGCAGGACTCCCATACGCCGGACCTGGAGGTCGTCCTCCTCGGCGGGCAGCCGATCCGCGAGCCGATGGCGCACTACGGACCGTTCGTCATGAACACCCGCGAGGAGCTGCAGCGGGCCTTCGAGGACTTCCAGAAGGGGCGGCTGGGGACGGTCCCCGCCGTGCACGGGATGTGA
- a CDS encoding AI-2E family transporter, giving the protein MPPTRTTLLPRPVQRLAAWCLVALLVAGVGGVGIWLINVLRTAVVPVLLALLGTALLGPLHRRLIMMKVQRSLAAGLTCAAVVAVVGGAGYIVVNALIESGDQIITSVKRAAADLAKHFGAVGTSLDDLATNSKELLSKFGGTAASGVISGIGLVAEGIAIAVLALLLIFFFLRDSDRAVGTLRALVPRSTGDMAEAMGRRAFGAVEGFMRGTTFIALIDAICITVGLLILRVPGAVGLGALVFVFAYIPYLGAFISGSLAVLVALADRGFVIALWALGVVLAVQVLEGHVLQPMIQSRTVQMHPAVVMLTITAGAGIAGILGMLLAVPLTAAAFGVIGELRKRYEAVGDPTEGPGGTGSAGPWASPPGS; this is encoded by the coding sequence GTGCCGCCGACACGGACGACCCTCCTGCCCCGGCCAGTGCAGCGCCTCGCCGCCTGGTGCCTCGTCGCGCTGCTGGTGGCCGGGGTCGGCGGCGTCGGCATCTGGCTGATCAACGTCCTGCGGACGGCCGTCGTCCCCGTGCTCCTGGCACTGCTCGGCACCGCCCTTCTCGGCCCGCTGCACCGGCGGCTCATCATGATGAAGGTGCAGCGCTCCCTCGCCGCCGGGCTGACCTGCGCCGCGGTGGTCGCCGTCGTCGGCGGGGCCGGGTACATCGTGGTCAACGCGCTGATCGAGAGCGGGGACCAGATCATCACCTCGGTGAAGCGGGCCGCGGCGGACCTCGCGAAGCACTTCGGCGCCGTCGGGACCTCGCTGGACGACCTGGCGACCAACTCCAAGGAGCTGCTGAGCAAGTTCGGCGGGACGGCCGCGTCAGGGGTGATCTCCGGGATCGGCCTGGTCGCCGAAGGCATCGCGATCGCCGTGCTCGCCCTGCTGCTGATCTTCTTCTTCCTCCGGGACTCCGACCGCGCGGTGGGCACCCTGCGCGCCCTCGTGCCGCGCTCCACGGGCGACATGGCGGAGGCGATGGGCCGCAGGGCCTTCGGAGCCGTCGAGGGCTTCATGCGCGGGACCACGTTCATCGCCCTGATCGACGCCATCTGCATCACCGTCGGACTGCTGATCCTGCGCGTGCCCGGCGCGGTCGGGCTGGGCGCGCTCGTCTTCGTCTTCGCCTACATCCCGTATCTGGGGGCGTTCATCTCGGGCTCGCTCGCCGTGCTCGTGGCGCTCGCCGACCGGGGGTTCGTGATCGCGCTGTGGGCGCTCGGCGTCGTCCTCGCCGTACAGGTTCTGGAGGGGCACGTCCTGCAACCGATGATCCAGAGCCGCACCGTCCAGATGCACCCGGCGGTCGTGATGCTCACGATCACCGCAGGTGCGGGCATCGCCGGGATCCTCGGGATGCTGCTGGCCGTGCCGCTGACCGCCGCCGCCTTCGGGGTGATCGGCGAGCTGCGGAAGCGTTACGAGGCCGTCGGCGACCCCACCGAAGGACCGGGCGGCACCGGCTCGGCCGGGCCCTGGGCGAGTCCGCCCGGTTCGTAG
- a CDS encoding ATP-binding SpoIIE family protein phosphatase, with the protein MRTEDVLAAIATGLWRWDNASGTVTLDAEAARLLGLSGLPRDGGTVTQAAVRSRFHPVDWNEVDGIIGLAVAEGTLAEFRLRIVDEEGRVRRTVRSRSKPVLAEGESHYLIGTIQEVAEPQPGTSARTPVTGDWRRSREAFLLDAGRALAEARSTAEVLRVAASLSMPGFSPDGLAVFGVTADRLKVLGHHGYDPTDAGPLADMPLDTEYPAAEVIRNGRALYIPNPDEYQRRYPTIWPLVRGFGRHSWAFLPLIVAGRTMGTWMAAFSHPVAFTPDERSVLTTVARMLAQALARAGVAESERELSRGIQRSMMPTLGPGIPGMSVAARYVPTGGGLQVGGDWYDIIPLPGGPAHATGHGGGRFALVIGDVQGHDVRAAGLMGQLRIALRAYAAEGHRPDAVLSRASRFLTGLHDYTESEAFDDGDHVGTYSAPRFATCLYLECDPATGTLEIARAGHPDPAIRLADGTVIMRPTAGGLPLGIDPDTDYPTTRIVLEPGETIMICTDGLLETGGHDLDSGWERIRAVLEEHQADGDTLEKLADALVQAVHGPASHYTTGPLADRREDDIAVVLLSRHGRPARRAPRRTVLTVAQAEPERIAIARQQLRDLLHDWADGEQIDSAVLMVSEMVTNVLVHTDGDALMVAEAAGEHGGRRLRVEVSDTSDELPHRRRPGEMASSGRGLVLMEMLADLWGVDPRGEGKSIWFELYEPGGLAQGPAEPVPPGPSVGSPTAS; encoded by the coding sequence ATGCGCACCGAGGACGTCCTGGCCGCGATCGCGACCGGCCTGTGGCGCTGGGACAACGCCTCCGGGACCGTCACCCTCGACGCCGAGGCGGCCCGGCTGCTCGGCCTGTCCGGGCTTCCTCGCGACGGCGGCACCGTCACCCAGGCCGCCGTGCGTTCCCGTTTCCACCCGGTCGACTGGAACGAGGTCGACGGCATCATCGGGCTCGCCGTGGCCGAAGGGACCCTCGCCGAGTTCCGGCTGCGGATCGTGGACGAGGAGGGGCGTGTGCGGCGCACCGTACGCAGCCGCTCCAAGCCTGTCCTCGCCGAAGGGGAGAGCCACTACCTGATCGGCACGATCCAGGAGGTCGCGGAGCCGCAGCCCGGTACGAGCGCCCGCACCCCCGTCACCGGCGACTGGCGCCGTTCCCGCGAGGCCTTCCTGCTGGACGCGGGCCGTGCGCTGGCCGAGGCCCGGTCCACCGCCGAGGTGCTGCGGGTGGCGGCTTCGCTGTCCATGCCGGGCTTCTCCCCCGACGGTCTCGCCGTCTTCGGCGTCACGGCGGACCGGCTGAAGGTCCTCGGCCACCACGGGTACGACCCGACCGACGCGGGCCCGCTCGCCGACATGCCGCTGGACACCGAGTACCCGGCCGCCGAGGTCATCCGCAACGGCCGGGCCCTGTACATCCCGAACCCGGACGAGTACCAGCGCCGGTACCCCACGATCTGGCCGCTCGTCAGGGGCTTCGGCCGGCACTCCTGGGCCTTCCTCCCGCTGATCGTCGCGGGCCGCACGATGGGCACCTGGATGGCGGCCTTCAGCCATCCCGTCGCCTTCACCCCCGACGAGCGGTCCGTGCTGACGACCGTGGCGCGGATGCTGGCGCAGGCGCTCGCCCGCGCCGGTGTCGCGGAGAGCGAGCGGGAGCTGTCGCGCGGCATCCAGCGCTCGATGATGCCGACGCTGGGGCCGGGCATCCCGGGCATGTCGGTGGCCGCGCGGTACGTGCCGACCGGCGGTGGTCTCCAGGTCGGCGGCGACTGGTACGACATCATCCCGCTGCCCGGGGGCCCCGCCCACGCCACGGGCCATGGGGGCGGCCGGTTCGCGCTGGTCATCGGCGACGTCCAGGGCCATGACGTACGGGCGGCCGGGCTGATGGGACAGCTGCGGATCGCCCTGCGCGCGTACGCCGCCGAGGGGCACCGCCCCGACGCCGTGCTGTCCCGCGCCTCCCGCTTTCTGACGGGGCTGCACGACTACACGGAGAGCGAGGCGTTCGACGACGGCGACCATGTCGGCACGTACAGCGCTCCGCGCTTCGCGACCTGTCTGTATCTGGAGTGCGATCCGGCGACCGGCACGCTGGAGATCGCACGGGCCGGGCATCCCGACCCCGCGATCAGACTGGCCGACGGCACGGTGATCATGCGGCCGACGGCCGGCGGACTGCCGCTCGGGATCGATCCGGACACCGACTATCCGACCACCCGGATCGTGCTGGAACCCGGCGAGACGATCATGATCTGCACGGACGGGCTGCTGGAGACCGGCGGCCACGACCTGGACAGCGGCTGGGAGCGCATCCGTGCCGTGCTGGAGGAGCACCAGGCCGACGGCGACACGCTGGAGAAGCTCGCCGACGCCCTGGTGCAGGCCGTGCACGGTCCCGCCTCGCACTACACGACCGGGCCGCTCGCGGACCGGCGTGAGGACGACATCGCCGTCGTCCTGCTCTCCCGGCACGGCAGGCCCGCCCGCCGGGCCCCGCGCCGTACGGTCCTCACCGTCGCCCAGGCCGAGCCGGAGCGGATCGCGATCGCACGGCAGCAGCTGCGCGATCTGCTGCACGACTGGGCGGACGGGGAGCAGATCGATTCGGCGGTGCTGATGGTCTCCGAGATGGTCACCAACGTGCTCGTGCACACCGACGGCGACGCGCTGATGGTGGCGGAGGCGGCGGGCGAGCACGGCGGCCGCCGGCTGCGGGTGGAGGTCTCGGACACCAGCGACGAGCTGCCGCACCGGCGGCGGCCCGGCGAGATGGCGTCGTCCGGACGCGGGCTGGTGCTGATGGAGATGCTCGCGGACCTGTGGGGCGTGGACCCGAGGGGCGAGGGCAAGTCGATCTGGTTCGAGCTCTACGAACCGGGCGGACTCGCCCAGGGCCCGGCCGAGCCGGTGCCGCCCGGTCCTTCGGTGGGGTCGCCGACGGCCTCGTAA
- the aspS gene encoding aspartate--tRNA ligase has product MHRYRSHTCGELRASDVGTDVRLSGWLHNRRDLGGILFIDLRDHYGLVQLVARPGTPANEALSHLSKESVVRVDGKVSARGADNVNPDLPTGEVEIEVTQVEVLGASAQVPFTINTDDGVNEERRLEYRFLDLRRERMHRNIMLRTAVISAIRHKMTALGFNEMATPILTATSPEGARDFLVPSRLNPGKFYALPQAPQQFKQLLMIAGFDRYFQIAPCFRDEDARADRSPGEFYQLDVEMSFVEQEDVFQPIEKLMTELFEEFGGGRHVTSPFPRIPFRESMLKYGNDKPDLRAQLELVDITDVFEGSEFKAFAGKHVRALPVPAVQDQPRKFFDQLGEYAIEQGAKGLAWVRVGDDGALSGPIAKFLTEENVKVLTERLGLKAGHAVFFGAGEFDEVSKIMGAVRVEAARRAGHFEENVFRFCWIVDFPMYEKDPETGKLDFSHNPFSMPQGGLEALETQDPLDVLGWQYDIVCNGVELSSGAIRNHEPDIMFKAFEIAGYDRETVEREFAGMLRAFQYGAPPHGGIAPGVDRIVMLLADEPNIRETIAFPLNQNAQDLLMGAPAEVEDARLKELHIALYKGPAKPTPYKPTK; this is encoded by the coding sequence ATGCATCGGTACAGGTCCCACACCTGCGGCGAGCTCCGCGCCTCTGACGTCGGCACCGACGTCCGGCTGAGCGGCTGGCTGCACAATCGCCGAGACCTGGGCGGCATCCTCTTCATCGATCTGCGCGACCACTACGGTCTGGTCCAGCTCGTCGCCCGTCCCGGCACCCCGGCCAACGAGGCCCTGAGCCATCTCTCCAAGGAGTCCGTCGTCCGCGTCGACGGCAAGGTCTCCGCCCGTGGCGCGGACAACGTCAACCCGGACCTGCCGACCGGCGAGGTCGAGATCGAGGTCACCCAGGTCGAGGTGCTCGGCGCCTCCGCCCAGGTCCCCTTCACGATCAACACGGACGACGGCGTCAACGAGGAGCGGCGACTGGAGTACCGCTTCCTGGACCTGCGCCGCGAGCGCATGCACCGCAACATCATGCTGCGCACCGCCGTCATCTCCGCCATCCGGCACAAGATGACCGCGCTCGGCTTCAACGAGATGGCCACCCCGATCCTCACCGCGACCTCCCCCGAGGGCGCCCGTGACTTCCTGGTGCCGTCCCGGCTGAACCCCGGCAAGTTCTACGCCCTGCCGCAGGCCCCGCAGCAGTTCAAGCAACTGCTGATGATCGCGGGCTTCGACCGCTACTTCCAGATCGCGCCCTGCTTCCGCGACGAGGACGCCCGCGCGGACCGCTCGCCCGGCGAGTTCTACCAGCTCGACGTGGAGATGAGCTTCGTCGAGCAGGAGGACGTCTTCCAGCCGATCGAGAAGCTGATGACGGAGCTCTTCGAGGAGTTCGGCGGCGGCCGCCACGTCACCTCCCCGTTCCCGCGGATCCCGTTCCGCGAGTCGATGCTGAAGTACGGCAACGACAAGCCCGACCTGCGCGCCCAGCTCGAGCTGGTCGACATCACCGACGTCTTCGAGGGCTCGGAGTTCAAGGCGTTCGCGGGCAAGCACGTCCGCGCCCTGCCGGTGCCGGCCGTCCAGGACCAGCCGCGGAAGTTCTTCGACCAGCTCGGCGAGTACGCGATCGAGCAGGGCGCCAAGGGCCTGGCCTGGGTCCGTGTCGGCGACGACGGCGCGCTGTCCGGCCCGATCGCCAAGTTCCTCACCGAGGAGAACGTCAAGGTCCTCACCGAGCGCCTCGGCCTCAAGGCCGGTCACGCGGTGTTCTTCGGCGCCGGCGAGTTCGACGAGGTCTCCAAGATCATGGGCGCCGTGCGGGTCGAGGCGGCACGCCGCGCGGGCCACTTCGAGGAGAACGTCTTCCGGTTCTGCTGGATCGTCGACTTCCCGATGTACGAGAAGGACCCGGAGACCGGAAAGCTCGACTTCTCGCACAACCCCTTCTCCATGCCCCAGGGCGGCCTGGAGGCCCTGGAGACCCAGGACCCGCTGGACGTCCTCGGCTGGCAGTACGACATCGTCTGCAACGGCGTCGAGCTGTCCTCCGGCGCCATCCGGAACCACGAGCCCGACATCATGTTCAAGGCCTTCGAGATCGCGGGCTACGACCGTGAGACCGTCGAGCGCGAGTTCGCCGGCATGCTCCGCGCCTTCCAGTACGGCGCCCCGCCGCACGGCGGCATCGCCCCCGGCGTCGACCGCATCGTGATGCTCCTGGCCGACGAGCCCAACATCCGCGAGACGATCGCCTTCCCGCTGAACCAGAACGCGCAGGACCTGCTGATGGGCGCGCCCGCGGAGGTCGAGGATGCCCGTCTGAAGGAGCTCCACATCGCCCTGTACAAGGGCCCGGCCAAGCCGACGCCGTACAAGCCCACCAAGTGA
- the metG gene encoding methionine--tRNA ligase yields the protein MAATGSEKQGASEGVKAFYVSTPIYYVNDAPHLGHAYTTVAGDVLTRWHRQRGEKVWYLTGTDEHGQKIMRTAEANGVSPQEWCDKLVEEAWKPLWEHLEIANDDFIRTTERRHTDRVQEFVQDLYDKGEIYKGGYEGPYCVGCEEYKLPGELLDGEGDYAGQKLCPVHKKPVEILKEENYFFKLSEYGPKLLEFYASNPGFIQPESARNEVVNFVKQGLQDLSISRSTFDWGIPIPWDEKHVIYVWVDALLNYATAVGYNENPAKFEETFPADVHLVGKDILRFHAIIWPAMLMAQGLPVPGKIAANGWLMVGGEKMSKSNLTGIKPQDLTSHFGVDAYRWYFLRAIAFGQDGSFSWEDFTARYTSELANDYGNLASRVAAMVGKYFDGALPEATANGEAEKKIHQGLAKAVAEADRKIGEELDFQGGILAIFDFVKQVNGYITEQEPWKVAKDESEQGRARLATILYTAAESLRAVAVLLNPVMPDTSQKLWDSLGAEASVGALADQRVQDAAAWGGLPAGSTVTKGAVLFPRLEDPKKA from the coding sequence ATGGCGGCCACTGGATCCGAGAAGCAGGGGGCGAGCGAAGGCGTGAAGGCCTTTTACGTATCGACCCCCATCTACTACGTCAACGACGCTCCTCACCTGGGCCACGCCTACACGACCGTCGCAGGCGACGTGCTCACGCGCTGGCACCGTCAGCGCGGCGAGAAGGTGTGGTACCTCACCGGCACGGACGAGCACGGTCAGAAGATCATGCGCACCGCAGAGGCGAACGGCGTCAGCCCGCAGGAGTGGTGCGACAAGCTCGTGGAGGAGGCCTGGAAGCCCCTCTGGGAGCACCTGGAGATCGCGAACGACGACTTCATCCGCACGACGGAGCGCCGGCACACCGACCGCGTCCAGGAGTTCGTGCAGGACCTGTACGACAAGGGCGAGATCTACAAGGGCGGGTACGAAGGCCCGTACTGCGTGGGCTGCGAGGAGTACAAGCTGCCCGGCGAGCTGCTGGACGGCGAGGGTGACTACGCCGGGCAGAAGCTGTGCCCCGTGCACAAGAAGCCGGTGGAGATCCTCAAGGAGGAGAACTACTTCTTCAAGCTCAGCGAGTACGGTCCGAAGCTGCTCGAGTTCTACGCGTCGAACCCCGGCTTCATCCAGCCCGAGTCCGCCCGCAACGAGGTCGTGAACTTCGTGAAGCAGGGCCTGCAGGACCTGTCGATCTCGCGGTCGACGTTCGACTGGGGCATCCCGATCCCGTGGGACGAGAAGCACGTCATCTACGTGTGGGTCGACGCCCTGCTGAACTACGCGACGGCGGTCGGCTACAACGAGAACCCGGCGAAGTTCGAGGAGACCTTCCCGGCCGACGTGCACCTCGTCGGCAAGGACATCCTCCGCTTCCACGCGATCATCTGGCCGGCGATGCTGATGGCGCAGGGCCTGCCGGTGCCGGGGAAGATCGCCGCCAACGGCTGGCTGATGGTCGGCGGCGAGAAGATGTCGAAGTCGAACCTGACGGGCATCAAGCCGCAGGACCTGACCTCGCACTTCGGCGTGGACGCCTACCGCTGGTACTTCCTGCGCGCGATCGCGTTCGGCCAGGACGGTTCGTTCTCCTGGGAGGACTTCACCGCCCGCTACACGAGCGAACTCGCCAACGACTACGGCAACCTGGCGTCCCGGGTCGCCGCGATGGTCGGCAAGTACTTCGACGGGGCGCTGCCGGAGGCGACGGCGAACGGCGAGGCCGAGAAGAAGATCCACCAGGGCCTGGCGAAGGCCGTGGCCGAGGCCGACCGGAAGATCGGCGAGGAGCTGGACTTCCAGGGCGGCATCCTGGCGATCTTCGACTTCGTCAAGCAGGTCAACGGCTACATCACGGAGCAGGAGCCGTGGAAGGTCGCCAAGGACGAGTCCGAGCAGGGCAGGGCCCGCCTCGCGACCATCCTGTACACGGCGGCCGAGTCGCTGCGGGCCGTGGCCGTCCTGCTGAACCCGGTCATGCCGGACACCTCGCAGAAGCTGTGGGACTCGCTCGGCGCGGAGGCGTCCGTCGGCGCCCTCGCGGACCAGCGCGTCCAGGACGCGGCGGCCTGGGGCGGGCTGCCGGCCGGCTCGACGGTGACGAAGGGCGCGGTGCTCTTCCCGCGCCTGGAGGACCCCAAGAAGGCCTGA
- a CDS encoding response regulator transcription factor, translating into MRVLVAEDEEVLAELVATGLRRAGFAVDTVHSGDAALAYLGLHDYDVVVLDRDLPRMHGDDVARELITSASRTRILMLTAAASMEDRVEGLDLGADDYLTKPFEFPELVSRVRALRRRTARPPLPPLLERHGIRLDTVRRTAQRDGRDLELSPKEFSVLQILLEADGATVSAEELLERAWDAHADPFTGAVRVCMSKLRGKLGEPPLIRTVQGVGYVL; encoded by the coding sequence ATGAGGGTACTGGTCGCGGAGGACGAGGAAGTGCTGGCGGAGCTGGTCGCCACCGGGCTGCGGCGGGCCGGTTTCGCCGTCGACACCGTGCACAGCGGCGACGCGGCCCTCGCGTACCTCGGGCTGCACGACTACGACGTCGTCGTCCTCGACCGCGATCTGCCGCGGATGCACGGGGACGACGTCGCGCGCGAGCTGATCACCTCGGCCTCGCGGACGCGCATCCTGATGCTGACGGCGGCCGCGTCGATGGAGGACCGGGTGGAGGGGCTCGACCTGGGCGCCGACGACTATCTGACCAAGCCCTTCGAGTTCCCCGAGCTGGTCTCGCGCGTACGGGCGCTGCGGCGGCGCACGGCCAGGCCCCCGCTGCCGCCGCTGCTGGAGCGGCACGGGATACGGCTCGACACGGTGCGGCGGACGGCGCAGCGGGACGGCCGGGACCTGGAGCTCTCCCCGAAGGAGTTCTCGGTCCTGCAGATCCTGCTGGAGGCGGACGGGGCGACGGTGTCCGCGGAGGAGCTGCTGGAGCGGGCGTGGGACGCGCACGCCGATCCGTTCACGGGGGCGGTACGGGTGTGCATGAGCAAGCTGCGCGGGAAGCTCGGGGAGCCGCCGCTGATCCGGACCGTGCAGGGTGTGGGGTACGTGCTGTGA
- a CDS encoding sensor histidine kinase, with translation MSRSRGPGALGPGPLGPGSTIRTRIALVFGGVFLVLGACLLGIVNLLSRAGTRGEAAAIALRETTLLEPGTVHQVTETVSDAASEQVLIWSAFALLGTAVCAVVVGWWTAGRVLRPVHEMTAKARRLSEHTLDRRIAVRGPDDELKELGDTIDALLARLEKAFDSQRRFIANASHELRTPLATQRAAIQVGLDDSGVKQVLLDTNRRSERLIDGLLLLARSERGLEERDDVDLGEVVEEECERYGVFAEVSRGVVVRGNRLLLGQLVRNLVANAVTYNVPDGVVEVSVDVSAGGGLLTVTNTGPVVAASDVPGLFEPFRRGEGRDRMGPGAGLGLSIVRSIAVAHGGTVEAEPRSVTEAETETETEAGPGPKKGPGPEGGLVVRVLLPVPSGRASSS, from the coding sequence GTGAGCCGCTCGCGCGGGCCGGGTGCGCTCGGGCCGGGCCCGCTGGGGCCCGGTTCCACCATCCGTACCCGCATCGCGCTCGTGTTCGGCGGGGTCTTCCTGGTCCTCGGGGCCTGCCTGCTCGGCATCGTGAACCTGCTGTCGCGGGCCGGCACGCGCGGCGAGGCGGCGGCGATCGCCCTGCGCGAGACGACCCTCCTGGAGCCCGGCACCGTCCACCAGGTGACCGAGACCGTCTCGGACGCGGCCTCGGAGCAGGTGCTCATCTGGTCGGCGTTCGCGCTGCTGGGGACGGCGGTGTGCGCGGTGGTCGTGGGGTGGTGGACGGCGGGCCGGGTGCTGCGTCCGGTGCACGAGATGACCGCGAAGGCGCGACGGCTCTCGGAGCACACGCTGGACCGGAGGATCGCCGTGCGCGGCCCGGACGACGAGCTGAAGGAGCTCGGCGACACGATCGACGCGCTGCTGGCGCGACTCGAGAAGGCGTTCGACAGCCAGCGGCGGTTCATCGCGAACGCGTCCCACGAGCTGCGGACGCCGCTGGCGACGCAGCGGGCGGCGATCCAGGTGGGCCTGGACGACTCGGGCGTGAAGCAGGTCCTGCTCGACACCAACCGCCGCAGTGAGCGGCTGATCGACGGTCTGCTGCTGCTGGCGCGCAGTGAGCGGGGCCTGGAGGAGAGGGACGACGTCGACCTCGGGGAGGTCGTCGAGGAGGAGTGCGAGCGGTACGGGGTCTTCGCGGAGGTCTCGCGGGGTGTCGTCGTCCGGGGGAACCGGCTGCTGCTGGGGCAGTTGGTGCGGAACCTGGTGGCGAACGCGGTGACGTACAACGTGCCGGACGGGGTGGTGGAGGTGTCCGTGGACGTCTCGGCCGGCGGGGGGCTGCTGACCGTCACGAACACCGGGCCGGTGGTGGCCGCCTCGGACGTCCCCGGGCTCTTCGAGCCGTTCCGGCGCGGGGAGGGGCGGGACCGGATGGGGCCGGGGGCCGGGCTGGGCCTCTCCATCGTGCGGTCGATCGCCGTGGCGCACGGGGGGACGGTGGAGGCGGAGCCGAGGTCGGTGACGGAGGCGGAGACGGAGACGGAGACGGAGGCGGGGCCGGGGCCGAAGAAGGGGCCGGGGCCGGAGGGCGGGCTGGTGGTGCGGGTGTTGCTGCCGGTGCCCTCCGGCCGGGCTTCGTCGTCCTAG